The DNA segment TAACCGACATTTGTGTATGCCAGAGCAATAGCGGTCTTCTCGGCTCCCTCAGGggtggtgcctgaaggaagctcgaAAGTTAGGGAGGCTATGTGGGGGTTGCGGACAACCGCAGTGGCTCCATGCTCATCGCaggtggcatccacccaaacgcatccCCATACCATTTATGTCGCGCTGCCTCGCGCGCCTTTCTCCGACCTTGATTACGGTGGGGGTGCATGTTCCTCGGTAATGGTTTGACATGGATCGAAGTGCAGATCTGGGTAGGGAGTGCTCTTAGTGATGTATTGTTTGCGGAGATAGTGATGCAGGCCTATTGCTGATTGAGTATGTGTCGTCCGGCAGCACCTAATCAAAGGTTCTGGGCTTGTATGTGGACCTCTCGAAGTTCTTGTAATGTTATGGACTCCGCGTTCGAGCAGTCTCTTAATTACAGGGAAGCTCACTTGTGGCGTGCACCGTAGCGGTGCCCTAGCGCATGCCATCCGCCTTGTtttcgggaggtgcgggattctaCCCCCTGCCGCCGCGTACCCATCGGTCTCTAatgttcccctggcctggtgctcagattCTGTGAGATGAGAtgattgggaaattggtcttgacCCTACCGCGTGTACGTCACCGCGAACACCCAATAGCCGTTCGAGCACGCTCCGCACAGGTGCTGGTGGAGTGTCTGCACCGTGGTGTAAGAATATTTTCTTACACCATGGTCTACACTCAATCGCGAAAGCGTTCAACAGCTGCGCTGGTCAAAAGCATTTATGAGAAAACAACCGTTGAAGCATTTAATCCAACTCTGTTCTGATGGTCCACCGGTACCGGGCGTGGATAGGGGTCACTCTTGGAGAGGGCGgttgggggggggtgggggaggtccgtttgaaccatgcatttcttcgacttttttttttgtaaaactaaattgagttcagcatggttttcctgtaTAAAATTTCCTCTCGCTTTGAGGATTGGGGGCGAACATCCTCCACCCCCTCCCAATATCAGTGTACGAGCACATGGTGCAACCACCGCGCTTCGTGCCGCACGTCGCGGAGATTTCACCTACGGTTAAATTGATGATCAGCTGCTAATTGTATATAACATACAACGTCTCCGAGGCTTCTTTAAGCCGTCCTCGTTCGCGTTGGTAGCGCCAGCATACTTGCATTCGTTGTGGCGCTATGGAGCGCTGTCACCATCAGTAGCGGCGCCCTCTTTTTGCCAAGCAACAAGAACAGGAGCTTACACGCCTCCAAGTGATAGAACAGCCTTGCTCTCGCCGTTATTTCCAACTCATGCTGGGACTTTATTGCGAATATATATCGTTTTGTGTTGCGTCacaccaaacaatttttttttctagtaaaacCAAATGCTCGCCATGGCCAGTAGCCTGGCTTGCCTAATATACATCGTTTATTTTATCGGAACTCTGCAAGCCAAATGGGAATTTCGGTGGCGGTGTCTCAGGCAGtgtcggcgagggcgtcctcgtcgtcgaactctccctcgtcgtcggctgtggcctcctggtactgctGGTACTCGGACACCAGGTCATTCATGTTGGACTCTGCTTCGGTGAATTCCATTTCGTCCATGCCTTCCCCAGTGTACCAGTGCAAGAAGGCCTGGCGGCGGAACATGGCTGCAAATTAAGACGGGCACCACGAATATTAGTTGTTTTTGTAGGCTTTCACGAATTGCAGCGGAACTTATACAGCTAGTTCAATTCTATCCGTCCGAATTATTTCCACCAAGTTACCCAGCTGCTCGGATTTTTGTTTCTGCGCCACCCAGTCCAGCTTTctccggcaaaaattttgaaaattggaaaattgtaagacactgttaaggaaatattgaaggtaatggtccattattctgatatgtagcaaaatctttcttttaaagtgtttccagcgatcgcaccggaacgcttttgaagatagcgaaaacgtgaatagaaaaaaaactaagaGACTGCCTCGGGTGATcttcggatatattgattgttttagtgaaatcttgcattatacgagaaaactgcgttcatgaacggcttcccgcttaaaaatacttttgtccataaTTCCTGAGTATCCGATTTCAAAAAGCGCCTTTCTCGATCATGAGGATCGGATTGAGCGATGGCGTCCAAAAATAGGCCTGCCTAAACTTGCAACACAAGTGGAATAATCCAAGTTTTCTTTTGTATGCTGAGCGGCGGAGCGGATTAGCGTGAGGAGGGAGTGCTCACACACGCTCGCCATCTAACGGGCGTAACTACATCCGACATTTGcttttagtaaaaatcgattttcGGCTCTTTATGGGGTATGTAGATGTTTATCCGGCAACAAAATACGCATTAtgtcgagaaaattggatttaaaaattttcccgcttctcgattcaaactcgtgacgtcaagacAAGCGAAATTCGTGACCACCGCTTAGTGAATAGCGATGTAgactagcctcagggatccacgaccaaaaaacaaaaaaggaagaaaactcttCAAGCACTGTagtttgcttgcaaaaacggTCGGTGATGGCGGaatctgtatttcattttttgacctTTACCTGGCTAGGGAAGGGGACGGACCTTTGTCCCCGTTTGGGTTGTCCACTCTTCGGGTTAGAGGTGCGCAGGGTTGAATGGGGGAAGTTCTAGAGATTGTGTAGGGTATCTAGGTCTGAGTAGAGTGACTCTAGGTCTGAGGTAGCTCACTCCCCACGGCACGGGAACAAATGCCCATCTCTTTCCCTTTCGCCTAGCCTTAGTGGTAGAAGCTCCGTTTTGTAGTGATAAAAGTGTCTTTCGCAATTAGAACGCTGCTACATTTCCATACAGGCCAACTTGAATTTGTCCTCAGAGTCTCTTTAAAGGTGGCCGCTTCGTTACCTCTTTATGAGTGATTTTTACGGGCACTGCTAAATTTGTAACGTCGGAAACATTACCCCTCCTTGATACACGGTCTGCACTTGGTGAACAGGGAAATGTCGCGCTTGTCATCTGAGATGTTTAATGAACGGGGTCGTTCCTTGCAGCTTGTGGTTTGTCAGTGAACTGCGCGTACAAAAGTTTTGCCGACACTGTTTGTGACGTCATCTTTGTCACAAAAGAACACCGCATCCAACACACCCCTGTTTTGGTTTAGGTTTTCTGCTTTTTGCTCTTTGATGATTGTTTTACTCACAGTTCTATTAACAACAGATTGCAACGAACAGAGAGGGCTTTAAGCAATATTACGGGAGCGCCAccttaagattaaaaaaaataataataccaAAGTTGCCCTTGAACGATGAAGTAGGCGCTCTATGCAACTGCAGATTGTACGTGTGAACTGCAGGCTGTGCTGTGAGTAGAATGTAATTCGAGCAATTCTGATAAATGACTGACCAGTGAATTGTTCTGAAATGCGCTTGAACAGCTCCTGAATGGCCGTGCTGTTCCCGATGAACGTCGAAGACATCTTGAGGCCACGGGGTGGGATGTCGCAGACGGCGGTCTTGACGTTGTTCGGGATCCACTCGACAAAGTAGCTCGAGTTCTTGTTCTGGACGTTAAGCATCTGTTCGTCGACCTCCTTCATGCTCATGCGGCCGCGGAAGATGGTGGCTACCGTCAGGTAGCggccgtggcgggggtcgcaggCGGCCATCATGTTCTTGGCGTCGAACATCTGCTGCGTCAACTCTGGCACGGTCAGCGCCCTGTACTGTTGGCTGCCTCGGGACGTGAGTGGTGCGAAGCCGGGCATGAAGAAGTGCAGAcgcgggaagggcaccatgttgacAGCCAGTTTGCGCAGGTCAGCGTTCAGC comes from the Amblyomma americanum isolate KBUSLIRL-KWMA chromosome 1, ASM5285725v1, whole genome shotgun sequence genome and includes:
- the LOC144113909 gene encoding tubulin beta chain-like, whose amino-acid sequence is MAMSSSGTGPKVRIQAHSKLQVSDTVVEPYNATLSVHQLVENTDETYCIDNEALYDICFRTLKLTTPTYGDLNHLVSVTMSGVTTCLRFPGQLNADLRKLAVNMVPFPRLHFFMPGFAPLTSRGSQQYRALTVPELTQQMFDAKNMMAACDPRHGRYLTVATIFRGRMSMKEVDEQMLNVQNKNSSYFVEWIPNNVKTAVCDIPPRGLKMSSTFIGNSTAIQELFKRISEQFTAMFRRQAFLHWYTGEGMDEMEFTEAESNMNDLVSEYQQYQEATADDEGEFDDEDALADTA